The region TTGAGATGATATCTCTGAGTGTAATTACTCCTCCTATGTTTCCGTCGTCATCAACAACGTATACTCGATGAATCTTCTTAGCGTCCAGCAACAAAATTAATTCTTTGATTGTCTGGTCTCTTTTGCATGTAACCATCTCACTTGCTGGTGAAGCCTCTTCATGCTTCTCCAAGTGGCTCCGAACAGCTGTTAGGAAGTTCTTAGCCGTGATAGATCTGTTATTACAAGCCAAATCAGTGCCAATATGAAATGCAAGTGACTAAGCACAGCAAATTACCGAGGCTCAATGACTAAGTGAAAATGAAAGGTTCTTAGAATCAATGCAACAAGATCAGCACAAATTCTACTGTAAGCTAAAATGACCAAACCAGAATCAGAATCTAAACAAAATAATAGACCAAAAGTGTACAAATTAGACAAATTTTTATACTACGGAAGTTTAACTCTATAGTTAGTTCACTTTCATTGAACATAAAAGAAAGGAGCTCCAAATTACTTGTATTTTTGGTTGCAAGTCAAACTTATGCACAATTCAGAATTTAATAAAATTCTTGTGAACTAAAAGCTCCTTCAAAACATCAACAATTTTTTTAGTGTTCATGTTAATAGCTCTTTCTGAGTTTCCTAGATTAAAAAAACAATTCCATgataaaaatgtataattttgagattaaattTCAGCTACTCACCTATAATCATGGTAAATCTCTGGTGCTGTAAGCAAGAACTGGATATCTCTTAAACTTATGTTTCCCACTGCTTTGCTACCACCATTTTCAATTACAGGTACCCCACCAATCCTCTTTTTCCTCATCAGCTTAAATGCTTGCAACACTGGTTCATCTTCATAAACCTATAAGAAGAAGAACAGTCAGCatttgaaaaaagaaaacaacaaatATTGCGAACCTTTAGTTTGAGAGAGAAAATTTGTGCACCTTGATGAGACGATCTCCAGTCACCATTGGGAGACCCACTTCAGAGAGTTTTTTGGTTCCCCAACTTTCAAACCAATGAAGGCCAGCACATTCTGCTAACATGTGAATCACCGAAGATTGCGTGATGACATTTTCAATCTTACCTTCACCCAAATCAACTACAAAAATACTCTTCATCTTGTACTTGGAAAGCAGCAAAAGCATTGTCAGGAATGAGTTTGATGTCTGCAAAGCAAGAAATGGAGCCCAGCGGAATGACCCTGAGATGTCTCGAACCTGTATGATAGACGAAAATGCATAATGAGAAAAAAGCCTAAGAAGGTTATCATCACTAAAAACAGATCACGGTTTGAAGTGTTAGTTATATAACCGTTGTATTCTTATAAAATTCAGATGCAGTCAGATGCTCAAAAAAGTTTCCGGAGGTTGTTGCAGCTGAGTCAGGGCCTAAGACTCCAAGTTCAAACAAAGAAGTTATTCCATTAGCTGCTGCTGCAAGTGCACTTCCAGTATTTGGACTATGTGGACTCCTTGGAGATGGAGGTTCCGACTGAGAAACATTAAACACAATTTTTCAGTTCCCGTGTAGAGAGAATATCAGGGACAGACAAGAGACAACTATGGTCCATGACAATGCAACTATATAGCTGCCAATTTCCAATGCAGAATAAAGAACATTTGAGAAAGAAACAACATTTTTCAGCATTGAAATCATTCTTCTGCAACAATTCAAAAGAATTTATAGATTGAAATATTCAAGAGTAGATGACATTGGAATTTGGTAGGCTTGCTAACCTGATGTAGAATCCATACAACAATTCCAGCAAACTCTACTACACCAATGTATCTATCAATCCAACTAGCACCCTCAGGTGCATCAACATCCACCACAGGTGCACTAAGGATTTTGTGTTCAGACAAAATCTGAACAGCCTCAGCCAAGGAAGTATCTGATTTTATCTCTATTACTgtacacaacaacaacaacaacagcaacaattCAAAGTATTAGGccaaaaaaaactttaaaacatAAATTATGATCATAAACAAACAATAACAAAGATCCATTAGAAACTGttcaaaaacaaaatcataaaaaaaaaaacatatagttCTAATGTAACATCCACTTTTGGGCCCCCAAAAACATAACAGAACACTTCTTCTCCAGCTAAATTCTAAAACAAACCATATATAATAATCCC is a window of Humulus lupulus chromosome 4, drHumLupu1.1, whole genome shotgun sequence DNA encoding:
- the LOC133830072 gene encoding SNF1-related protein kinase regulatory subunit gamma-1, yielding MGEAVVGEQSPSPRSPEAKLGMQVEDLWDTQEPQLSPTDKLNACFESIPVSAFPPAPSDQVIEIKSDTSLAEAVQILSEHKILSAPVVDVDAPEGASWIDRYIGVVEFAGIVVWILHQSEPPSPRSPHSPNTGSALAAAANGITSLFELGVLGPDSAATTSGNFFEHLTASEFYKNTTVRDISGSFRWAPFLALQTSNSFLTMLLLLSKYKMKSIFVVDLGEGKIENVITQSSVIHMLAECAGLHWFESWGTKKLSEVGLPMVTGDRLIKVYEDEPVLQAFKLMRKKRIGGVPVIENGGSKAVGNISLRDIQFLLTAPEIYHDYRSITAKNFLTAVRSHLEKHEEASPASEMVTCKRDQTIKELILLLDAKKIHRVYVVDDDGNIGGVITLRDIISRLVHEPRGYFGDFFDGVLPLPQNSRV